Sequence from the Verrucomicrobiia bacterium genome:
GGCTCCTGCAGTACGCCAAAAAAATCGGTGCGGACGGCGCTCTTGTCGTCACGCCATATTACAACAAGCCCACGCAGGAAGGTCTTTACCGCCACTACGAATACATGGCCACGCGCGTGGACATTCCCATGGTGCTCTACAACGTTCCCGGACGCACGGGCGTGAACATGGCGCCGTCGACGGTCGCTCGCCTTTCCAAGATCCCCACGATCGTGGCCATCAAGGAAGCCAGCGGCAATCTCGACCAGGTCGACCAGATCCGCGAACTGTGCGGCATCACGATTCTCTCCGGCGATGACGGCCTGACCGTGCCCATGATGGCGATCGGCGCGCGCGGCGTCAT
This genomic interval carries:
- the dapA gene encoding 4-hydroxy-tetrahydrodipicolinate synthase; this encodes MAKDKKKFEGSMVALVTPFKDGKVDTIALKRLLDFHLKHKTDVIVPCGTTGESATLSHDEHRFVMSFVVDYVNGKVPVVCGTGSNNTTEAFGLLQYAKKIGADGALVVTPYYNKPTQEGLYRHYEYMATRVDIPMVLYNVPGRTGVNMAPSTVARLSKIPTIVAIKEASGNLDQVDQIRELCGITILSGDDGLTVPMMAIGARGV